In [Leptolyngbya] sp. PCC 7376, a genomic segment contains:
- a CDS encoding NAD(P)/FAD-dependent oxidoreductase codes for MKLSSKNLESRLDTVYDAIVVGGGMGGLSAAIYLARYGLKCLVIEKGRGRSLWMQDLRNYVGLDPETPGRDIIRQSKKDALHWGADTLNGYVEDVTDEGETFAVKVKVGRKDSTYPVFRSKYVIAASGIMDNLPKTDDMQNVYDYAGYTLHVCMICDGYDMWDQKAVVIAGTEGQINAAFVLNWFTPYLSVITHGLVDVSDEMKAKLAAHGYPLYEQKITKFHGENHKMSGVELEDGTIVEATTGLINMGSIYHNHYLKGIDGLEWNGENLVTNDMCKTTHDRIFALGDLKQGLNQVSIAVADGTLAATQIWRNIRRAAKPRKWEENISA; via the coding sequence ATGAAGCTCTCCAGTAAAAATCTAGAATCACGCCTTGATACCGTTTATGACGCCATCGTTGTTGGTGGTGGAATGGGAGGCTTATCCGCAGCTATCTACCTCGCGAGGTATGGTCTAAAATGTCTGGTCATCGAAAAAGGCCGTGGGCGATCGCTCTGGATGCAGGATCTCCGAAATTATGTCGGACTTGATCCCGAAACACCTGGCCGTGACATTATCAGACAAAGTAAAAAAGATGCTCTTCACTGGGGTGCAGATACCCTCAATGGTTACGTAGAAGATGTAACCGATGAAGGAGAGACTTTTGCCGTCAAGGTCAAAGTTGGTCGTAAGGACAGCACCTATCCAGTCTTCCGCAGTAAATATGTCATTGCAGCCTCAGGCATTATGGATAATTTGCCGAAGACTGATGATATGCAGAATGTCTATGATTATGCAGGCTACACGCTTCATGTGTGCATGATCTGTGATGGCTATGATATGTGGGATCAGAAGGCCGTTGTCATTGCCGGTACAGAAGGCCAGATTAATGCGGCTTTCGTTCTGAATTGGTTCACACCTTATCTCTCTGTGATAACCCACGGTTTAGTCGATGTGAGCGATGAGATGAAGGCAAAACTCGCAGCCCATGGCTATCCTCTCTACGAGCAAAAAATCACGAAATTCCATGGCGAAAACCACAAAATGAGTGGTGTGGAATTAGAAGATGGCACAATTGTTGAAGCGACAACGGGCTTAATTAATATGGGTTCGATTTACCACAACCATTATCTCAAAGGCATTGATGGCTTGGAGTGGAATGGTGAAAATCTTGTCACGAACGATATGTGCAAAACAACTCACGATCGGATTTTTGCGCTGGGAGATCTGAAGCAAGGTTTAAATCAGGTTTCTATCGCTGTTGCTGATGGCACTCTCGCAGCGACACAAATTTGGCGTAATATTCGCCGTGCTGCAAAGCCTCGCAAATGGGAAGAAAATATTTCTGCCTAA
- a CDS encoding peroxiredoxin, whose protein sequence is MAKVPDVVFKTRVRDESVEGPNPYRWEDKTTADIFGGKKVVVFSLPGAFTPTCSSNHLPRYEELYSEFAANGVDEIICVSVNDAFVMFKWGKEIGADKVFLLPDGNGEFTRKMGMLVDKANLGFGMRSWRYSMLVNDGEIEKMFVEPDFADNCPTDPFEVSDADTMLAHVKGESAPGVSAPVKEFVG, encoded by the coding sequence ATGGCTAAAGTACCTGACGTAGTTTTCAAAACCCGCGTACGCGACGAATCAGTAGAGGGTCCTAACCCTTACCGTTGGGAAGACAAAACTACTGCTGACATTTTCGGCGGCAAGAAAGTTGTTGTATTCTCTCTTCCTGGTGCTTTCACACCTACTTGCTCTTCTAACCACCTCCCCCGTTACGAAGAACTCTACAGCGAATTCGCAGCTAATGGCGTTGACGAAATCATTTGTGTATCTGTAAACGATGCATTCGTCATGTTCAAGTGGGGCAAGGAAATCGGTGCTGATAAAGTATTCCTTCTTCCCGATGGTAACGGTGAGTTCACTCGTAAGATGGGTATGCTCGTTGACAAGGCAAACCTCGGTTTCGGTATGCGTTCTTGGCGCTACTCTATGCTCGTTAATGACGGCGAAATTGAGAAGATGTTTGTTGAGCCTGACTTCGCTGACAACTGCCCCACAGATCCTTTCGAGGTTTCTGACGCAGACACAATGCTTGCCCATGTTAAGGGTGAGTCTGCTCCTGGCGTTTCTGCTCCCGTTAAAGAATTTGTTGGCTAG
- a CDS encoding adenylate/guanylate cyclase domain-containing protein codes for MQRSPSLRKIRLTLQRFLSEKIVLALTLLFCVGATLTVVSVRQLSSELIESQASQNAAISLHNIQVARTLYSDDVVRRIRDIPGITVAHNYKDIEGGIPVPATYFIELGEKISENEQGVNVRVYSDYPFPGREETGGARDKFEREAIAFLEKNPDKVFSNIESFADRWSLRYAEADIMKASCVECHNSHPESPRKDWKVGDVRGIVEIVQPLDTLVRQTRLNLASLAILLVSLFVLGLTGLVIAIRRLNNVSKNLELQVIERTGDLIDANQKLQLEQEKSENLLLNILPPTIARQLKDGSKPVADGFGDVTILFADIVGFTQLSENYPPRVLVDLLNEIFSAFDNLCESLHLEKIKTIGDAYMVAAGLPEPREDHAVAIAEMALAMQRAVKKINERRGMNLNIRIGINSGPVVAGVIGKKKFIYDLWGDAVNTASRMESHGLPGKIQVTAATYERIKGRYQFEERGEIDIKGKGKMHTYFLEPSPIPIS; via the coding sequence ATGCAGCGATCGCCTAGCCTTCGTAAAATCCGACTCACGTTGCAGCGTTTTCTCTCCGAAAAAATCGTCTTAGCATTAACGCTGTTATTTTGTGTGGGGGCGACCTTAACGGTCGTAAGTGTTCGGCAATTGTCGAGTGAACTCATCGAATCCCAAGCCAGTCAGAATGCCGCTATTTCTCTTCACAATATTCAAGTAGCACGCACACTTTACAGTGACGATGTTGTTAGGCGTATTCGGGATATCCCTGGGATCACTGTTGCCCACAACTATAAAGATATTGAAGGTGGTATCCCCGTACCCGCTACTTATTTTATTGAGTTGGGAGAAAAAATTAGTGAAAACGAACAAGGCGTCAATGTAAGAGTTTATAGTGACTATCCCTTTCCCGGGCGTGAAGAAACTGGGGGTGCGCGCGATAAATTTGAACGGGAGGCGATCGCCTTTCTAGAGAAAAATCCCGACAAAGTTTTTTCAAATATCGAGTCCTTTGCAGATCGTTGGTCTCTCCGCTATGCCGAAGCCGACATAATGAAAGCGAGTTGTGTCGAGTGCCACAATAGCCATCCAGAGTCTCCCAGAAAAGATTGGAAAGTGGGTGACGTGCGGGGCATTGTCGAAATTGTTCAGCCTCTCGATACTTTAGTCCGTCAAACGCGCTTGAATCTGGCTAGTTTGGCGATACTGCTAGTGAGTTTGTTTGTGTTGGGGTTAACCGGCCTAGTTATTGCCATTCGTCGCCTCAACAATGTTTCAAAGAATTTGGAGTTACAGGTTATCGAACGCACTGGAGACCTGATCGATGCCAATCAAAAACTCCAGCTTGAACAAGAAAAATCTGAGAATCTGCTGTTGAATATTTTGCCGCCAACAATTGCGAGACAGCTTAAGGATGGCAGTAAACCTGTGGCCGATGGTTTTGGTGATGTAACCATTCTCTTTGCTGATATTGTTGGCTTCACTCAATTGTCTGAAAACTATCCTCCTCGGGTATTAGTTGATTTACTCAACGAAATTTTTTCTGCTTTTGACAATCTCTGTGAAAGTCTTCATTTAGAAAAAATCAAGACTATTGGCGATGCATATATGGTTGCTGCCGGGTTGCCAGAACCTCGCGAAGACCATGCTGTGGCGATCGCCGAAATGGCATTAGCAATGCAACGAGCCGTCAAAAAAATCAATGAAAGAAGAGGGATGAACCTGAACATCCGCATTGGAATTAATAGTGGCCCAGTTGTTGCGGGAGTAATTGGCAAGAAAAAATTCATCTATGACTTGTGGGGAGATGCTGTCAATACCGCCAGTCGGATGGAATCCCATGGTTTACCGGGCAAAATTCAAGTGACAGCCGCCACCTATGAACGCATCAAAGGACGTTATCAATTTGAGGAGCGTGGTGAAATCGATATCAAAGGCAAAGGAAAAATGCACACCTATTTTCTCGAACCCTCTCCAATCCCTATATCCTAA
- a CDS encoding adenylate/guanylate cyclase domain-containing protein, with amino-acid sequence MTIFSVWQLSEHLIQSQALQNAEVSVENLKTARTLYSDSVVARMREQPGITITHDYHNMDGGIPLPATYFIELGEEISNSQKGSGVRLFSNHPFPWRQETGGARDDFEREAIAFLETNPEAAFSNIETVTNRLSLRYAVADVMKPSCIACHNSHPDSPKRDWKVGDVRGIIEVVQPLDGLISQTQFDLFKLVAFLISLFVLGLSGLVIAIRRLNKITENLELEVIERTADLVDANQQLLVEQEKSDNLLLNILPPQIATQLKNGSEPVADGFGDVTILFADIVGFTKMSESYPPHELVALLNEIFSAFDTLCEGLRLEKIKTIGDAYMVASGLPERRPDHAVAIAEMALMMQQELQRINAEKNINIRLRIGINSGPVVAGVIGKKKFIYDLWGDAVNTASRMESHSLPGKIQVTASTYELLKNRFEFQARGEIEIKGKGKMKTYFLESSPVPML; translated from the coding sequence TTGACTATTTTTAGTGTGTGGCAGCTGTCAGAGCATTTAATTCAATCACAAGCCTTACAAAATGCGGAGGTCTCAGTCGAGAATCTCAAAACTGCACGAACGCTCTACAGTGACAGTGTTGTGGCTCGCATGAGAGAGCAACCGGGAATCACAATCACTCATGATTATCACAACATGGATGGGGGGATTCCGCTTCCGGCTACCTATTTTATTGAGTTGGGGGAGGAGATTAGTAATTCTCAAAAGGGCAGTGGCGTTCGTCTTTTTAGTAATCATCCTTTCCCATGGCGTCAAGAAACAGGTGGAGCAAGGGATGATTTTGAGCGGGAGGCGATCGCCTTTTTAGAGACTAACCCCGAAGCTGCCTTCTCTAATATTGAAACGGTAACGAATCGCTTATCTTTGCGCTATGCTGTTGCCGATGTGATGAAACCGAGCTGTATCGCTTGCCATAACAGTCATCCCGATTCCCCAAAAAGAGACTGGAAGGTGGGTGATGTGCGCGGCATTATTGAGGTGGTTCAACCGCTCGATGGTCTGATTAGTCAGACCCAGTTTGATTTATTCAAACTAGTCGCCTTCCTAATCAGTCTTTTTGTGCTGGGTCTCTCTGGTTTAGTGATTGCTATTCGTCGTCTCAATAAAATCACTGAAAACCTTGAACTTGAGGTGATTGAGAGGACTGCGGATCTTGTGGATGCAAATCAACAACTCCTTGTCGAGCAAGAAAAGTCAGATAATCTCTTACTCAATATTCTGCCACCACAGATTGCAACCCAGCTAAAAAATGGCAGTGAACCTGTTGCAGATGGTTTTGGGGATGTCACGATTTTGTTTGCTGATATTGTTGGGTTTACCAAGATGTCAGAGAGTTATCCTCCCCATGAGTTGGTCGCTTTATTGAACGAAATTTTCTCTGCTTTTGATACGCTCTGTGAAGGTTTGAGACTGGAAAAAATCAAGACTATCGGGGATGCCTATATGGTTGCTTCGGGTTTGCCAGAACGAAGACCCGATCATGCCGTGGCGATCGCCGAGATGGCATTAATGATGCAACAGGAATTGCAACGTATTAATGCTGAAAAAAATATCAACATTCGCCTCCGGATTGGCATCAACAGTGGCCCGGTCGTTGCAGGGGTGATCGGCAAGAAAAAATTTATTTATGATCTTTGGGGAGATGCCGTCAATACCGCGAGTCGTATGGAATCCCATAGTTTGCCAGGCAAAATACAGGTGACGGCTTCCACCTATGAACTTCTCAAGAATCGCTTTGAATTTCAGGCTCGTGGTGAAATTGAAATTAAAGGCAAAGGAAAAATGAAGACCTATTTTCTCGAATCTTCTCCAGTGCCAATGCTCTAG
- a CDS encoding TRC40/GET3/ArsA family transport-energizing ATPase: protein MRVILMTGKGGVGKTSVAAATGLRCAELGYKTLVLSTDPAHSLADSYDIELGHDPIEVKPNLWGAELDALRELEGNWGAVKRYITEVLQARGLDGVQAEELAILPGMDEIFGLVRMKRHYDEGTYDVLIIDSAPTGTALRLLSLPEVGGWYMRRFYKPLQGMSVALRPLVEPIWKPLVGFSLPDKEVMDAPYEFYEQIEALEKVLTDNTVTSVRLVTNPERMVIKESLRAHAYLSLYNVSTDMVVANRIIPDSVNDPFFAQWKENQKIYKKEIHDNFHPLPVKEVPLYTEELCGLAALERLKTTLYGDEDPTQVYHKEDTMRMVQNDKTYSLELYLPGIPKEQIQLNKTGDELNVRIGNHRRNLVLPQALAALQPSGAKMEDDFLKIKFAA from the coding sequence ATGCGCGTAATCTTAATGACAGGAAAGGGAGGTGTCGGTAAGACCTCTGTTGCAGCAGCTACAGGTCTGCGTTGTGCGGAGCTTGGTTACAAAACCCTTGTCCTGAGTACTGACCCCGCCCACTCTCTCGCTGATAGTTATGACATTGAGTTGGGTCATGATCCAATCGAAGTTAAGCCCAACCTATGGGGAGCCGAACTTGATGCCCTCAGAGAACTCGAAGGTAACTGGGGCGCAGTAAAACGCTATATCACCGAAGTCCTTCAGGCTAGAGGTCTAGATGGTGTGCAAGCAGAAGAGCTGGCAATCCTACCTGGCATGGACGAAATTTTTGGTTTGGTGCGAATGAAGCGTCACTATGACGAAGGCACCTATGATGTTCTCATCATTGACTCAGCACCGACAGGAACAGCATTACGCCTCCTCAGTTTGCCAGAAGTAGGTGGCTGGTATATGCGTCGTTTCTATAAGCCATTGCAAGGCATGTCTGTCGCACTCCGTCCCCTCGTAGAGCCTATTTGGAAACCATTGGTTGGTTTTTCTCTACCTGATAAAGAAGTCATGGATGCGCCCTATGAGTTCTATGAGCAGATTGAAGCGCTCGAAAAAGTTTTAACGGACAACACTGTCACTTCTGTACGCTTGGTGACGAACCCTGAACGCATGGTGATCAAAGAATCCCTGCGCGCCCATGCTTATTTGAGTCTCTATAATGTCTCGACGGATATGGTAGTGGCCAACCGCATTATTCCTGACAGCGTCAATGATCCGTTCTTTGCTCAGTGGAAGGAAAATCAAAAGATTTATAAAAAAGAAATCCACGACAATTTCCATCCTTTGCCTGTGAAAGAGGTGCCTCTCTACACTGAAGAATTGTGTGGTTTAGCGGCGCTTGAACGTCTTAAGACAACGCTTTATGGTGACGAAGATCCAACGCAGGTTTATCACAAGGAAGATACGATGCGGATGGTTCAAAATGATAAAACCTATAGCCTAGAGTTGTATCTACCAGGTATTCCGAAGGAGCAAATCCAACTTAATAAAACTGGGGATGAGCTGAATGTTCGTATTGGTAACCACCGTCGAAATTTAGTTTTGCCTCAGGCTTTAGCGGCTCTCCAGCCTTCTGGCGCGAAGATGGAAGATGATTTCCTCAAGATTAAATTTGCAGCTTAG
- a CDS encoding DUF4870 domain-containing protein: protein MMDAEQEKNWAIACHVASLAWIPLSLIGIGAIPFLNILAPAGIWYLKKDESKLIDEHGKESLNFQISMSIYGAVAGIVLALIVAVLVFFMFIAGATDGNFFAVIISLATGIGLFAAIIALVAIAVFQVVVVVNAAMKAKEGQMYRYPFNLRLL from the coding sequence ATGATGGATGCAGAACAGGAAAAGAATTGGGCGATCGCCTGTCATGTGGCGAGTTTGGCGTGGATTCCCTTATCCTTGATCGGGATTGGAGCTATTCCATTTTTAAATATTCTGGCCCCAGCAGGCATCTGGTATCTCAAAAAAGATGAATCTAAATTAATTGATGAGCATGGAAAAGAGTCGCTAAATTTCCAGATCTCAATGTCAATTTATGGCGCAGTAGCCGGTATTGTTCTGGCGCTAATTGTCGCTGTTCTCGTCTTTTTCATGTTTATTGCCGGAGCAACAGACGGTAATTTCTTTGCGGTGATTATCAGTTTGGCGACAGGAATCGGCCTCTTTGCAGCAATCATTGCTTTGGTGGCGATCGCCGTTTTCCAAGTCGTTGTTGTCGTTAATGCGGCGATGAAAGCAAAGGAAGGGCAAATGTATCGCTACCCCTTTAACCTCAGATTACTGTAA
- a CDS encoding RNA 2'-phosphotransferase codes for MSLYIQNTDKKKAIAMQSDLVATSKFLSYVLRHHPAAIGITLDKQGWINVDKLLLAIQQSGRNISLELLQEVVFTNDKQRFAFSADGQKIRANQGHSIDIDLALESQLPPQILYHGTAQRFLEAIQAEGLKKMQRHHVHLSPTLAIAEAVGQRHGKVVVLGITARTMHMKGHEFFLSNNGVWLTDHVPPEFMSIVQ; via the coding sequence TTGAGCCTATACATTCAAAATACAGACAAGAAAAAAGCGATCGCCATGCAGTCAGATTTAGTCGCAACTAGTAAATTTTTAAGCTATGTCTTGCGTCATCATCCGGCGGCAATCGGTATCACTCTGGACAAACAGGGTTGGATTAACGTCGATAAATTATTGTTGGCTATTCAGCAATCTGGCCGGAATATTTCCCTAGAGCTTTTGCAAGAAGTTGTTTTTACCAATGACAAACAACGGTTCGCTTTCAGTGCTGATGGTCAGAAAATTCGCGCAAATCAAGGTCATTCGATTGATATTGATTTAGCTTTGGAGTCACAGCTGCCACCACAAATTTTGTATCACGGTACAGCACAACGATTTTTAGAGGCAATCCAAGCAGAAGGCCTCAAAAAAATGCAGCGGCATCATGTCCATCTCTCTCCAACTTTGGCGATCGCCGAAGCCGTTGGTCAGCGCCATGGCAAAGTTGTAGTCTTAGGTATTACGGCTCGGACAATGCATATGAAAGGCCATGAATTTTTCCTCAGTAATAATGGCGTTTGGCTAACGGATCATGTGCCACCTGAATTTATGTCTATCGTGCAGTGA
- a CDS encoding serine/threonine-protein kinase — MLCFHPACQNIDNAQGSHFCSACGAPLFLKERYWAIALLGSGGFGRTFKGIVQRNPNVQGKSCAIKQLNIPTVAPSSRQKILELFERESQWLYQLEEHPQIPKFIDYFNEADNLYLIQELILGDTLTSKIETKSAPITEIEILDFLQEVVGILKYIHQYKIIHRDLKPDNLIYRDTDKKWVLIDFGASRILSETALLGGATIIGTPEYMAPEQHRGKVVQASDLYSLGVICIELITEQTTLEMFDFQQNQWLWTKFIPTEKQLSKAFVSLINDLIAPSLGDRLKSATQVEQRIKRIRRRLKSTGLESFIPPNSGFVPKAKYINPAHQPTMPLEQPKAPNFNGKHKLAQKIQIQEPASKSIPQEIIHYQQLENYLKWRRWQAADNETWKLINKSIHKNEKKFLFPQDLPHIPCEVLLTIDQLWLKYSKERFGFSKQLEIYRQVNGKYPQFCHELGWEIVPRSRNVVADFQFKTKAPLGHLPSRQKMGGSSLWKNTEIFYEHFAHCTIDINSGGT; from the coding sequence ATGCTGTGCTTTCATCCTGCTTGTCAAAATATCGACAATGCCCAGGGCAGTCATTTTTGTTCAGCTTGTGGTGCGCCTTTATTTCTAAAAGAACGCTATTGGGCGATCGCCTTGTTAGGGAGTGGTGGCTTTGGTCGCACATTTAAGGGAATTGTACAGCGCAATCCTAATGTTCAGGGGAAAAGTTGTGCGATTAAACAGCTCAATATTCCGACTGTTGCACCGTCTTCTAGACAAAAAATCCTTGAACTTTTTGAGCGAGAAAGTCAGTGGCTATATCAATTAGAAGAACATCCTCAGATCCCAAAGTTTATTGATTACTTTAACGAGGCGGACAATCTTTATCTCATTCAAGAGTTGATTTTAGGAGATACATTAACCTCGAAAATTGAGACGAAATCTGCTCCTATCACAGAGATTGAAATCCTCGATTTTCTTCAAGAAGTTGTTGGGATTCTGAAATATATTCATCAATATAAAATTATTCATCGCGATCTGAAACCCGACAATTTAATTTATCGAGACACTGATAAAAAATGGGTCTTAATTGATTTTGGTGCCTCAAGAATTTTGTCTGAAACAGCACTTTTAGGTGGTGCAACCATCATCGGAACGCCTGAATATATGGCCCCAGAACAACATCGTGGCAAAGTTGTGCAAGCCAGTGATCTCTATAGCCTCGGCGTTATCTGCATCGAACTCATCACAGAGCAAACAACGCTAGAGATGTTCGATTTTCAGCAAAATCAATGGCTATGGACAAAATTCATCCCAACCGAAAAACAACTCAGCAAAGCGTTTGTGTCACTCATTAATGATCTAATTGCGCCATCATTGGGCGATCGCCTCAAGTCTGCAACTCAAGTCGAACAGAGAATTAAACGCATTCGCCGCCGACTGAAAAGTACTGGTTTAGAATCATTTATTCCACCAAATTCTGGTTTTGTCCCAAAGGCCAAATACATTAATCCTGCTCATCAGCCGACGATGCCATTGGAGCAACCAAAAGCGCCTAACTTTAATGGGAAACATAAACTAGCCCAGAAGATTCAGATTCAAGAGCCAGCATCAAAATCGATTCCACAGGAAATTATCCATTACCAACAGCTAGAAAATTATTTAAAGTGGCGACGTTGGCAGGCTGCGGATAATGAAACCTGGAAATTAATCAACAAATCTATCCATAAAAATGAGAAAAAATTTCTTTTTCCCCAGGATCTGCCCCATATCCCCTGTGAAGTATTACTCACCATTGATCAGCTGTGGCTGAAATACAGTAAAGAACGTTTTGGATTTTCGAAACAGCTTGAAATTTACCGACAAGTTAATGGTAAATATCCTCAGTTTTGCCATGAACTTGGATGGGAAATTGTGCCACGTTCACGTAACGTCGTCGCCGATTTCCAATTTAAAACAAAAGCGCCGCTCGGACATTTACCATCGCGCCAAAAAATGGGTGGTTCTTCTCTCTGGAAAAATACAGAGATTTTCTATGAACACTTTGCTCACTGCACGATAGACATAAATTCAGGTGGCACATGA
- a CDS encoding agmatinase family protein — protein MSDQPDFRSPSEAQQALQKEAQLPLTGWQQEVDRGLELGLEAAASINDRSIPTFSRGELPHYAGINTFLKAPYVEDVRKVGEYDIAIMGVPHDSGTTYRPGTRFGPQGIRRISALYTPYNFELGIDLREQITLCDVGDVFTIPANNEKSFDQISKGVAHVFSSGAFPIILGGDHSIGFPTVRGVCRHLGDKKVGIIHFDRHVDTQETDLDERMHTCPWFHATNMANAPAKNLVQLGIGGWQVPRQGVKVCRERSTNILTVTDITEMGIDAAAEFALERALDGTDCVYISFDIDCIDAGFVPGTGWPEPGGLLPREALALLGKIVQRAPVCGLEIVEVSPPYDVSDMTSLMATRVICDTMAHLVLSGQLPRKEKPAYIHEECNMDVDEAWT, from the coding sequence ATGAGTGATCAACCTGATTTCCGCTCTCCCAGCGAAGCTCAACAAGCTCTCCAAAAAGAAGCTCAGCTTCCACTCACCGGTTGGCAACAAGAAGTTGACCGAGGCTTAGAGTTAGGACTAGAAGCCGCTGCAAGCATCAATGATCGCAGCATTCCTACTTTTTCAAGAGGTGAGTTGCCACACTATGCAGGCATCAATACCTTCCTGAAAGCTCCCTACGTCGAAGATGTTCGCAAAGTTGGGGAATATGACATTGCCATTATGGGTGTCCCCCACGACTCAGGTACGACTTATCGTCCAGGTACGCGCTTTGGCCCCCAAGGTATTCGTCGTATTTCTGCCTTATACACTCCCTACAACTTTGAGCTAGGTATCGATCTGCGCGAACAAATCACCCTTTGTGATGTGGGTGATGTCTTTACCATTCCCGCCAATAACGAAAAATCCTTTGACCAAATCTCTAAGGGTGTTGCCCATGTCTTTAGTTCGGGCGCATTCCCGATTATTCTCGGTGGTGACCATTCTATTGGCTTCCCAACAGTACGCGGCGTTTGTCGTCATTTAGGCGATAAAAAGGTTGGCATTATTCACTTTGACCGTCACGTTGATACTCAGGAAACAGACCTTGATGAACGGATGCATACTTGCCCTTGGTTCCATGCGACCAATATGGCAAATGCCCCAGCGAAAAATTTGGTGCAACTGGGAATTGGTGGGTGGCAAGTGCCGCGCCAAGGGGTAAAGGTTTGTCGGGAGCGGTCAACCAATATTTTGACAGTGACTGATATTACGGAAATGGGGATTGATGCCGCCGCAGAGTTTGCACTCGAACGTGCCCTAGATGGTACTGATTGTGTGTATATCAGTTTTGATATTGATTGCATTGACGCAGGATTTGTCCCCGGTACTGGTTGGCCAGAACCCGGTGGTTTATTGCCCCGTGAAGCGCTCGCTCTCCTTGGCAAGATTGTCCAACGTGCGCCTGTGTGTGGGTTAGAAATCGTGGAAGTTTCACCGCCTTATGATGTCAGCGATATGACTTCTCTTATGGCAACTCGCGTTATTTGCGATACGATGGCGCATCTTGTTTTATCTGGTCAGCTTCCTCGCAAGGAAAAGCCTGCGTATATCCATGAAGAATGCAATATGGATGTGGATGAGGCTTGGACATAA
- a CDS encoding ABC transporter ATP-binding protein, producing MHLEVNQLYKYFTTRHGKITALKNVNLHVEDGEFTCVVGASGSGKSTLLRIVAGLESASEGEVTVDGQKIIGPGADRGMVFQRYTLYPWLSVLDNVAFGLKLQGISKRERHEKALYYLNVVGLNLFKDALPKQLSGGMKQRVAIARALASEPKILLMDEPFGALDILTKENMQQFMLELWEKTKTTVLLITHDVEEAVFLGQRVYVMTAHPGQVREEVIVNLPTDSGYKIKRSSEFLDYKYHLMELMRGDSSDKVATP from the coding sequence ATGCATTTAGAAGTTAACCAGCTCTACAAATATTTCACGACACGCCACGGCAAAATTACCGCTCTCAAAAACGTTAATCTCCATGTGGAAGATGGCGAATTTACTTGTGTGGTGGGTGCTTCTGGTTCAGGCAAATCAACGTTACTGCGCATTGTTGCTGGACTCGAATCAGCCTCCGAAGGAGAAGTCACCGTCGATGGCCAAAAGATTATTGGGCCCGGTGCAGACCGTGGCATGGTCTTTCAGCGCTATACCCTCTACCCTTGGTTATCGGTCTTAGATAATGTGGCCTTTGGTTTAAAGTTGCAGGGCATTTCAAAACGAGAGCGTCACGAAAAGGCTTTGTATTATCTCAACGTGGTGGGTCTAAATCTGTTTAAAGATGCTCTCCCAAAACAGCTTTCCGGTGGCATGAAACAACGGGTGGCGATCGCCCGTGCTCTGGCATCAGAACCCAAAATTCTGCTCATGGACGAACCTTTTGGTGCGTTGGATATTCTGACCAAAGAAAATATGCAGCAATTCATGTTAGAACTCTGGGAAAAAACAAAAACGACAGTGCTACTCATTACCCACGACGTTGAGGAAGCGGTATTTCTGGGGCAGCGAGTTTATGTGATGACCGCCCACCCCGGACAAGTACGAGAAGAAGTGATTGTTAACCTGCCCACCGACTCTGGCTACAAAATCAAGCGATCGTCGGAGTTTCTTGATTACAAATATCATCTGATGGAATTAATGCGAGGAGATAGTTCAGATAAAGTAGCAACTCCTTAA